The nucleotide window CTCCGAATTGGGTGATGGCTTCGTGGTGAATCTCCAGAATGACCTCAACCGGGAGATGGAAGCATTGGTCCGCGTTGGAATTCATGCCAATCGCTTCATCGTGCGGGCATAGTCCTTCATCGTCTGCTTGATGACAGCGGAGACGTCCTCCGGCGATGGAGCATTGCGGATCGGGGTCAGTGTGATGGTGCCCCCCGCATGGACTTCCAAATTCATCGAATCGCCCACCTTGAGATGGGCGAGTTCCATGATGGCATTGTCGAAAATAACGCCTTGGGAATTTCCGATCTTGGAGACGGCCTTCAGCATGCGGTAAAACTACGTTTTACCGCGCCAAATGTCAAGGGGCGGGCTTCAAGCCTCCGCCAGCGCTTTGTCCAAGGCTCCCTTCACGAAGCCGGAGAACAGCGGATGCGGCTTGTTCGGTTTCGATTGGAATTCCGGGTGGAACTGGCAGGCGACGTAGAACGGGTGGTTAGGCAGCTCGACGATTTCGACGAGGCCTTCCTTCGCGGAGACGGAGGAAATCACCAGTCCGGCATCCTGAAGCTGCTGCTGGTAGTCGGAATTGACCTCGTAGCGGTGACGGTGGCGTTCGTGGATGCGGTCCGCGCTGTTGTAGAGGTCGCTGGCCTTGGTGCCGGCGAAGATGATCGATTCGCAGGAGCCGAGACGCATGGTCGCCCCCATGTCTTCCACGCCCTTCTGCTCCTCCTGGAGGCAGATCACGGCGTGCGGGGAGTTCTTGTCGAACTCGGTGGAGTTCGCGCCTTCGAGACCGCAGACGTTGCGCGCATACTCGATGGTCGCGATCTGCATGCC belongs to Luteolibacter ambystomatis and includes:
- a CDS encoding AbrB/MazE/SpoVT family DNA-binding domain-containing protein, with protein sequence MLKAVSKIGNSQGVIFDNAIMELAHLKVGDSMNLEVHAGGTITLTPIRNAPSPEDVSAVIKQTMKDYARTMKRLA